The nucleotide sequence GCCGGCTGGTAATTTATGGCACCATCTGTTTTTGAAGGTTGCCGGCTGCTGGTCGCCTGTGCTGCGTCGTTAGACTGGTTGGTCTGGTCTGCCCATGCAGTAACGTTTGACGTACCTGTTACGCCGGCATCTGCCTTGAGCCACAACACGATGTTGTTGAACAACCCACCAGGTGCTGTTGTAACCGGGTCCTCGTTGTTCAGATAGTAGTTGAAGTTGCCATCCTCTTCCCCGATAAACAGATCCCAGTCGCCATCATTATCGAGATCCATGAGTATGGGCCGGCTATAATTGCCAACATCTACCCCATCCAGGTAGTTTGCATTGCCTGTTCGCTGCACAAAGGTTGGCGATGCAGTTGAACCTGTATTCTCAAAAAAGTTTATAACGCCGGCTTCTTCGCCTGCAAATGCATCCCAATCACCATCGTGATCGATGTCAACAAAGTTAACCGAACTATAAGACCCGACATCAACGCCATTAAAAGGATTGGAGCCGCCCGTGCGTTGGACAAAAGTTGCTGAAGAAGCTGAACCCGTGTTCTCAAAATAGACCAGTCCACCATTGCTGGCACCCAAAAACACATCGTAATCACCGTCATTATCGATGTCTACAAATCCAGGTTTGTTTTCATCAGTTGCAACAGGGCCGGTTAACGGGCTGGTCGTTGATGAAAAAGTGGGAGAAGATACAGTGCCTGTGTTGCGGTAGTAAAAAATATTGCTGGATTCATCGCTGATAAACAAGTCGAAGTCATCGTCATCATCTATATCTACCAGGGCTGGCGTACACCACGAGCCTACATCTATACCGTTTGCCGGGTTCGAGCCACCAGTACGCTGGACATACGTAGCAGAAGATGCTGACCCGGTATTCTCGTAGTAATAGATTGTGCCATCTGTTGCGCCGGCAAAAAGATCAAGGTCACCATCGTTGTCGATGTCCACCAGAAAAGGGGCACTTTCGGATCCGACATCTTCCCCATTGAGTGGATTGCTTCCCCCGGTCTGAACTGAAAAAGGTCCGCCCTGTACTTTGCCGGGATTGAGTCCGGATTCAGCAACTGATTTATCCCGCGTCGGACTGGGTTTGAACCGGATCGGCTGTATATCCTGATCGGAAGCGTTGACTTGTGCACTAGCTGCCTGGGGCAATAACAAATTGCCAGTCAACACAAAAATAAAACTTATCAGGACATACCAATTGATGGCTACCTGCTGCCGGCTGGCACACTGCAAGCTGGAGAACTGAGTTCCAAATGGCATAGCATTCAGTCGATTTTACTGTAGGGCTAAGAGACAGTTATCTCTTTAGAAATCGACTAGCAAAACACTTGCTTAAATAAGAAATGAAGCAAGCTGCCAGGGCGACAACGCTAAATAATTTCGCTTAGATATGCAGACACACGTTCCTTCATCCCAAAAAACTCTTCGAATAGCGCCTCTTTTTCCTGTGTCTCGAAGAACTGCGTTTGAATGAGTTGATCCCAAAACGGGTCTTCCATGAATGTCTTCCGCGAAATGCTTCGATTAAAACTGAAGCCGAGGGTGTTCGCCAGCTTGTTACTGGCAACCACTACATTCAACAGGTATTGCTCTCCTTCTTCCCGTTCTACGCTTACTGTGTAATCGTGATGGGCGGCAACGGCCATTTCCATCGAACTCAAGAAATTCAACTCATGCATCAAATACTGGCCGGCCTGTACATGATCAAACCCGAACAAAGCACGCTCCTTGGCCAATAAATCCTGGGCATTGGTATCAAGCGGACTAACTTCATCATAGAATTCAACTGCCTTTTCTGGGAAATTGTTAAACAGGACAATTTTCCCAAAATCGTGTAATATCCCTAAAGTAAAAGCTTCACTTGTATAGTCTTCACCAGCCATTTTTTGCTGGTTGCCCATTTTGGACATAGAAACGATATGCCTTGATATGTATCCTACAGCAACATTATGTCGGATCAGCCGATGAAATGCGTTACTTGTAGTTACATGCAGGTGCTCTTTCATGTCTTCAAGGCTCACGCTCATCACGATCCCCAATACAGCCTGCGGTCCCAATCCAACTACGGCACGATGTAAACTGGTAACTTCTCTCCGTAGTCCGTAATACGCAGAATTCACCACGCGTAGCACGCGCGTAACAGCACCGGGATCGTTTTCGATTACCTCAACAACTTCATCAATCTCCACTTCATCAACCTGACGAGACAAGCCCATAGCCAGCAAGAACGTATGCGGCAACACAGGCAAATCTACATTCAGATGTTCCAATTCCAGTACGGAGGAGGCACTCCGGGTCATCGCTACGGGCAAGTTGGTGAAATTCAGCAGGTATTTGGTGTCATTAAGTGTCGGTCAAAATACCAGTGTCTAAACCTTCGAAATTCACATTTAATAAAGTACGGGTGCGGCCACTCAGGCAGCTGCCAAGAGGTGCTTTGTGTACCAATGAGAAAGGTCTCGTCCGATTAACATAGACAGGTGCGAAATATCGCCGGACATGCTTTCAGCAAGAGAAGCAAGAAATACTGGATCGGGTGTATTTAGACTAACAGGCTTTGTATTTGTATTAAATCCTTTCTCGATGCGGGTGCGAATCCTGGCCGGCACATAAGGCTTGATATGGCGCGCCCAGCCAACATACTGTCGCAGCATGCGCTTAAGGCCATGGTTGACCATGTCGGCATGCGTAATGTCTTTTTTTGGATTGTGTATCTCAAACTGAGGTTTAAAAGCAGGATCTACACCAAGAAAAGCAGTTATTTGGGTAAATGTCTCTCCTGGGTCTGAAGCCATGTCTTCCAGCAACCACACGCCCACACGGTCTTTCCCAAACGCATCGTAATACCGTTGTACCTGTGCGCCAAAAGATGCAATGTCTCGATACACAAGACAAGAAGGATATCCAGTGCCATTTGGCAACGACTTGCCTTTACGGCGGGCATCTTCCAATAAGACGGCTTTCTCAAAATCACCTTCCGTTTCATGCCCCCATCGCATACAGTCGTGATGCCAGGACCGCATCATATCAACAGGGTGGCGCAGCATGATGATTATTTTTGCATCAGGAGTAAATCGGGCAATGTTTTGTGCTGCCTCTTTAGAATACAGATTCAACGCTGAAGCTTCTCCTATTCGCTTTTCTCGCCTGGCTGCCTCAAAAAGAGACAAGTACTTCTCTGTTGTCTCAACACACAAACCTGGCCATGCGATCAAGTCCTGACAAAAATGGTTGGGCTCTTTATATCGCCAATATTCCGATTCACTATGGGGCAAAAATACGTCTGGATGCTGCCTTAAATAGTGATAAAGCGAGGTTGTGCCACATTTGGGTGCGCCAACAATGAAAAAATTAGGTCTCATGGTGTCCCCTTCTCATTCAGAAACTGCGATAAAAAACGAAGGGGGGCGTGTCAATTACAGGTACAAAACGGTGGAATCAAGGGGGATGGGGTGTTGGGGGGGGGTAATTGCCAGACACGTTTGTAGTATGTGTATCACAAGCATCATACCGCCTTTCTTAGCCAACCGTTTTTATTTATCCCCACAAAATCCGCTATACACCTACGCCTCATCTGAAATAAAATACAGGTGATTCCAATGAGCGCCTCTTTTATAAACTGACCAACTGCCCGATACGCCTACACAAGGCGCTTGCTGCGTTATTTGCCGGCTAAGCATGCATTTTTTGTAATATACAGATACGACAAATTCCCTTACGCCCGGTAATTGTTACGACTAATTAGCGCCCCTCTTCTGCAAGCAAATCAAAAAAAAAAATGATCACAAAAATACGAAAGTACGCGAGAGAGAAGATCTCTCGTGGCGCACCCATAGTGGGAGGCCTTTTAACACTTGGTTTAATACTGCCAGCAACATCTGTTGAGGCACAAGACCACTCTATAGCCCGGCAATGGAACGAAGTCCAAATCGAGGCAATTCGGGGAGATACGCCGCGTCCTACGGTTCACGCCAGAAATCTATTCCACCTTTCTGCTGTGATGTATGATGCATGGGCCGTATACGACCCCATGGCAAGAACCTACATTCTTGACAATACCTATGGCAGCGAGACCTGTGCCTTCGATGGCATTACCATCCCTGCTGATGTTACAGCAGATCGCGACGAAGCAATCAGCTACGCAGCCTATCGGTTGTTGAGCCATCGGTTTGCCAATTCTCCGGGTGCAACCGAGTCACTTGCAAGTTTTGATGACTTGATGATGCAGCTCGGGTATGACACGGCCGTTACATCAACGGATTACGAAATGGATGGCGCGCCGGCGCTGGGTAACTATGTCTCACAGTGTATGATCGATGCTGGACTCCAGGATGGATCTAACGAAGTGAACGACTACGCCACAACGGACTATGAGCCGCTTAATGAGCCACTCGTTGTTGGCCTGCCTGGTAACCCTAGCATCAGCGACTTGAACCGCTGGCAGCCACTCGTGCGTGAATTCACCATCGACGAGAACGACAACGTGGTCCCTGGCCCAACCCCAGGCTTTTTGAGTCCTGAATGGGGCATCGTAACACCGTTTGCGCTTTCTGCTGATGATCTCGAAATCTTCAGCCGTGATGGTGTTGATTACTGGGTTTATCATGATCCCGGTGCACCACCACAATTGGAAACCAGCACAGCAGATGTCATTTCAGACTATCTGTGGAATTTCTCCATTGTAGCCATGTGGTCATCTCACCTGGATTCAGACAATGAAGTCATGTGGGATATCTCACCGGCAACGCAGGGAAATACACCTGTTTCCAGCTG is from Bacteroidota bacterium and encodes:
- a CDS encoding VCBS repeat-containing protein — protein: MPFGTQFSSLQCASRQQVAINWYVLISFIFVLTGNLLLPQAASAQVNASDQDIQPIRFKPSPTRDKSVAESGLNPGKVQGGPFSVQTGGSNPLNGEDVGSESAPFLVDIDNDGDLDLFAGATDGTIYYYENTGSASSATYVQRTGGSNPANGIDVGSWCTPALVDIDDDDDFDLFISDESSNIFYYRNTGTVSSPTFSSTTSPLTGPVATDENKPGFVDIDNDGDYDVFLGASNGGLVYFENTGSASSATFVQRTGGSNPFNGVDVGSYSSVNFVDIDHDGDWDAFAGEEAGVINFFENTGSTASPTFVQRTGNANYLDGVDVGNYSRPILMDLDNDGDWDLFIGEEDGNFNYYLNNEDPVTTAPGGLFNNIVLWLKADAGVTGTSNVTAWADQTNQSNDAAQATSSRQPSKTDGAINYQPALTFDGTDDFLDVPYSDGLHHGKVQIFSVHKSTDAPSFASPFTSRDGSTTEGYLLYEDDSDLYAFWTAASSSWNAITGGSVTFNSFELVSVSGQTGAGDAEKYLYVDGAQ
- a CDS encoding HDOD domain-containing protein translates to MTRSASSVLELEHLNVDLPVLPHTFLLAMGLSRQVDEVEIDEVVEVIENDPGAVTRVLRVVNSAYYGLRREVTSLHRAVVGLGPQAVLGIVMSVSLEDMKEHLHVTTSNAFHRLIRHNVAVGYISRHIVSMSKMGNQQKMAGEDYTSEAFTLGILHDFGKIVLFNNFPEKAVEFYDEVSPLDTNAQDLLAKERALFGFDHVQAGQYLMHELNFLSSMEMAVAAHHDYTVSVEREEGEQYLLNVVVASNKLANTLGFSFNRSISRKTFMEDPFWDQLIQTQFFETQEKEALFEEFFGMKERVSAYLSEII
- a CDS encoding sulfotransferase translates to MRPNFFIVGAPKCGTTSLYHYLRQHPDVFLPHSESEYWRYKEPNHFCQDLIAWPGLCVETTEKYLSLFEAARREKRIGEASALNLYSKEAAQNIARFTPDAKIIIMLRHPVDMMRSWHHDCMRWGHETEGDFEKAVLLEDARRKGKSLPNGTGYPSCLVYRDIASFGAQVQRYYDAFGKDRVGVWLLEDMASDPGETFTQITAFLGVDPAFKPQFEIHNPKKDITHADMVNHGLKRMLRQYVGWARHIKPYVPARIRTRIEKGFNTNTKPVSLNTPDPVFLASLAESMSGDISHLSMLIGRDLSHWYTKHLLAAA